The genomic region CCTAACACCGTTCTGTTGCCATACATTGTAGTTGAACCATCAATCGATCACGGCTACAGCATTTAGTCTTCCAAGTGGAATGGTTATCTGACCATTTGACAGACAGTGAGGTTTCATTAGGTACTAGATgtataatatatacctatatatacttGTATGTAATTATTAGTGGATTTACTGATGCGAGATGACTATACTTTTTTGTTAGTGAATAGTGCGAAAGACAGTGGCGGAATTGAAATTGTTCAATGatggtttttgtgtttttgtaatatcCGCAAAATAGTGgggtttttttattcaataatttatgtacacacacaagaggtcttaaaagtaatataacatacctatatataaataatgtacaagggtactgcttatttcttaaaaaaattctgccagcagacccgcgaaagGAGAAGTCATCAATATTAGCAGTCATGGTGTGTGgctcaattaaaaaagataaaaatagtaTGAAAGATTTGCAAATGGTAAAACACGGGTATGTGATGGTACTTGATATAATTTCGCCGCCCTGGTCTGTAGTATTCAAGCATGTAGTGTTGTGTTCGTGTGTTGGGacccttaaaaacaaaattctaattGTTTTGCCCGCGGGACCGCATCGAAAATGAACTCATGAGAACAGAAAACCAGGATAAAAGCTACCATATGTGTTAAGTAATTcctttataaactatctgtgtgccaagtttcgtctaaatccattcagtgttttttttctgatcgAGAAACAAACactcatacatacaaactttcgtgtttattcataaattattaaaataaaataaaaaattgaaactttcATCATTTTCTTCACCAACGAAACCAAGTTGTTACAATCCGTTTTCAGTGAACATTAGAAACATTTAACAACAAAAGCTTCTCAATATAATGAAAGCCTATTTAGATTCCAATGTTGTAATCATTTAAAGCGGCATTATTAATAGGCTTATGACGTAATACCATTACTTAtgcataaataacaaaattatattacacgCCTGATAAAATTGTGATAGCAAAATTCAATCACTACACAATTTGAGGGCTAATTGTTgaaattaactattattttagcATGATTAGGGTAATTCGAGTTTTCGCTTGCgttcatattaataaaatcaaccAAAATTGAAcgggaaattaaaataatgaagcaAAAACAAATGCCTATTATGATATAGAAGGATAATTTAGTTAATAGATAATTTCAGTTCCATTTTCGTGATCCGTTTAAATGAAGTTTTACTAACCGGCTGATAGTTTTACTTCAGAAACTATTATCAGCGTCACACTAGCATTATTCTAGACTAATTTgcggtcggcttccaatctgtCTATATACAGCTAAGCATCAAtgtttacaagaagcgactacctatctgattTCCTCAAGTTACCTGGGTAATACGATGCCCATGAGTCAGACTGGCCATCAGCTTTTCGAACTactgactacctgtaaagactTTCAAAGATATGTTAATAACAGGAGGAACTCGTGATGACATAGAAAAAAAGACTGTTTCAAGTGTTGATTAGCTTGAACGAAAAACGACTCCCCCTTAAGGAAATTAATGCGTTATTTTGGATTCGAATTTGGAACAGTACACCACAGAAAATCAACTTCgtctaaacaaaaaagttttactgTCTCCTACCCGTCTTTTTAGTCATCTACATCAAAACTTCGATCTCTGCTTTACGCAGAGAAAGTCTACAACGAAGCATATTAAATCCCACTTAAAATATCTAGCTTCACATTAAAAACTCCTATTATAATAGAAGACAAAACATTCTTATacaaatttcgaaaaaaatctCGAGAATTGTTAAGTAAATGCCTCCGTTTGGACAACTTGCAAAGAATAATGGGGAAACATTAAAAGTTGAACGGTTAATATATTGGTTCAGCtcaagttttttctttttaaaagcttGTTAGGGCGACATCTGGTGGGCGATGATAAAGtaagtattgtgttattttttcccCGTTTCTCGATGAATTATTgaggatttttttaagtttttgataatTTGCTGCGAAAATGTGTAAAACCAGTGGTAGagggaaaataaaaaagtgactCGCATTTACATGATaaggcttttttttattttataacaatacaaaaataattgcatgATGGTTTTCttgtagaaaaataagtttatgaAACCTCATACGGGATATATGGGAATGAACTTCAGATTTacgtcaaaatcaaaaaagttttatttcatccCATACATCTAAATTCCaaggaaaaaaacacaaataaacttTCTACCAAAAATTTATCAAGCCCTCAATCTAAATATCCACCAATCCAATCCTTATATTGGACAACATCAGTGAAGATCGTGTACTGGTATGGATCACAGATGGCTACGTCACGACGACTGACAGTCAGAGACACGATGCCACGGACATGCCAGGTACCAGACGCGTTGCCAGACGCGCCGGGAATGTCTGGCACGAAGATCATCAGACCACCGCCGCTGTCACCGTTGCAAGCTGAAGTTCCTGCAGAATTTTGCAAAGATCTCCTAGAATACAAATAGTGTAAGGTTCACCGTGTACTaccaatatttatgttaatagtgtcaaagtcaaaatgtttttatttcttttaggcTCAAAACAGACGCTAAAGAAACGTTAGATTATAGAACTAGTGATTCAGCCGCTTAAAATGAATGTCGAAAATGTTTACCGCAAAAATGAGTCTTCTATACTGCAATAATACTAACTTCCCCTTAGTTTTCTTAGTTCTTGGATTTgatcattttaatttcaaaccaCGATCGACAGACAATATCATACTTAACTAGCTGAAACCTGCGATTTCCTTATTTGCAACCTGTAGCTTATAGACGATAGCTTTTCTCGATAAATAGAGTATCCAATACATATCAAACTTTTGAATGTCAATACTATATATTCTCTGATATTGAAGCATTTTACCAAACAGACGAAAATTCTAGCAATACAAAATTCGTATAGATAtcttttgcaataaaaatacaaagacgAGCAATATCTTAATCTAGATTATAAAATACTGATCCAACTGACCATTTGTGTACCCAGCACAAAACTTGTTTGCATCGAGCTTCTTGGAGAAGAATATTGGGTTACTCTTCAAACAGGTCGCCTCGGACACTAAAGGAATATTTATCTGCTGCAGGGTTGTTGATAGAAAATCTTGATGGTTGAATCCCCAGCCCACTACCTGGAAAAACATGGCGGGATAATCTTAGAAGATGAGgaaattaaatagtttctttCGTTTTCTATgtctgtttctttttataatttatttggtaGTAAAAAACAAGCGgttttttgacattaaattaaGGAGTATGATACCTACACCACGCTGAACTTAATTAGgcataagaaattattttaaaacagaaaagaCAGAAAGATACCATAAAATCCATATCTTTTTCATGTCAATcgatttgcaaataaaaagttcaatcaaatttaaaacatcacAGCTGGTGTtctgataatttaaaaagaaatgcctATACTTACAGTCCCATACACATCACCAGAAGGCAGTTTCTTAAAGTTGTTGGTGTTCCATAAGCAGGCTGGTTGCACGTAGTCATCAAACACTGCTTCAGACTTCAGTTTCAGCAGAGCTATGTCATTGTTCAGGGTCTTGACGTCATAAGATGGGTGGATGATTACTTGGAAAATCTGGATAACGTGGTAAAAATAAGGAGCTTAAATTAAGTAGGCAGATTAAGAGACACGTATCAcataattttgatgatattttttgtagcttTAAATATGATTGAAGAGCACGTAGCTAGGCTACAGGTATTGAtctatcacaggttaagctacgcttcaGACGGTCACTCTGTAGATGGGTAACTATCTATCAAATGGGGTTTTTGGGAAGGCGAGTTAAATTgtgtgtcccggctgttatttatacacgTTTGACAGTCGTGAAGGGTAATTTATGCCAGCAAGACTGACAACCAGACTTACGGGTTATCAAAGACCACCTTACTTAATACTTCAATTCATAGATTTCACTTACTTCTCTTTCCTGTGGAGCTATATCCCCACCGATCAGATTGTGCTTTCCAAGAATAGCGCTCAGAGAATTTGGTACAACTGGATCATTTCTGATTGTAGCACAATGAGCGGCTGCAATTAATAAATGGTTGAAATATAcaggataaaattaaatatttaaaaaccctCATCATAAAACTTTCACCCCACACTTTTAAACGGCTTGAACGATTTGTCACTCGCAGGAAATACACTTGCTCAATCCGTTCGGCGGCTGTCAAGccacagaaagacagacagatagCCTGAAAACTTATACCAtggttagaaataaaaaatacacttgtCGTTTTAGACGTTAGCGTTGTGAGACAAAGTGACTATAGACCGCAAATATTGatgtaataatatctaatttGTATTATCACATCATCGCTTTAAACGAACTACGTAACAcgaataataattcaaatgttCATCCCTTTTACAAAATACGTTACCGGTTACACATCTCCGGACTTAGTGccaattatttcctttttttctctTATTCCCACCCTATTCGTAGAACTTGTGTGGGCATGAATTTTACATGCAAACGCCTTCAGTCGacagaaaataaatcttaccCATTGTTCCGATCGAGTTAGCTACAGTGAATTGTTGGGTGAATAAATTACTTGAGTGTTTAAGCTACGTGGGAAAGAAAGAAGGTTTATTAACATGTGGAATTTTGTACAGTTATAATTTAATCTCCTATTCCTGTACCATCATCAAATTTAAATAGTAGGTCGTTTAACGGAGGTCAATAGAAAATTAGACATGTATTGTAACCACTCGCTATACCGGAGGCCGTAGGTTCAATTGCCACCGACGATAAAGGTTTGTGCGGTGAGATCGATCacttttttctgtgtctggttttaatttatctacaatatgtacgtatttataaatataaaagtatgtttatcagttgccatatacaagttttttttcatggaattaaatcaatatttcgCTTAGGTTaacacaaaaattcaaatcacatgcacacagGCTCCGGaaaagtatttgtggatcactcaaatgcttgtttACTACACGGGGTTTACCACTTGGCTATCGTACAATCAAAAAAATTATTCAGTTTACGGCTAGATGacgttgtttgaaagttatgCAATACAATGCATTCTTCTTAAATGTATATCAAAATGCTTACCAGTCAAAACCAAAGTTTTACTTAACAGAGTCCCTCCACAGATGTACTTCACGACAGCCCCTTCAACAGTGAACAAGGCTACATGCCAAGGCCAGTCCCCAGGCTTCGTCGGCAGGCCATTCACAATCAGTCCAGTATGGACTACTTTTCGTCTTCCACAAGTTCCTTCTGGCACACTCAAACTGATTTCAGCCGACCCTTTGACGCCTTGAATGAGGTCGTCGAAGTAACcctgtaaaaaatataagtaacttTAATTCATTAAAGACTCTAAAATCAATTCATGGTTTTGTCATCTAAATTTAGAGTGAATGGACTTATATAAGTTCTGTTTTTTCCTTTGCTTattaattttttctttgtcatttTAACTCATATTTAAGCGTGAGTATTATCCTTATCAAGAAAGAACTATTAGCTCAGGTTTATCTTCAGATGACTTAGCAGAATCTTATTTGCaatattcgtaaatatttatgcTACGATTAAtgtttaagttaagtttaaaataaggccaaatatatttttattaagtctttGGAATCAGTGGGAAAACTTTAAgtcaaaagataaaattttattcccGTTAACGTCAATGACAAGAAGGCTTTTACCCCAAAAGctaaaaaatcctaaaaaattatgaatattcttGACAATAACGCAGGTATTTCTAAGGAATACCTGtcaaattcatttcaaaatattcaaacttaCGGTTGTGTAATTCTCACAGATCTCTTCTCCATCTTGGACAATGCTTACGACGTAAGGTATGGTACCAGTAGCAGGCCCTTTAACTCTAATATTCAGACCCTTAGCTGGCTTGAAGAATCTAACGCTAAACGCATTTTTGTACGTGTTCACTGTTATTCTAGCTTTCATTGGAtcagactgaaaaaaaaatcaaaaaatattttaataagttaacaATTACCGTGACTTGGTATAGGGGTTATCTTATGATCGACAAGCAACTGACAAGCCAATTTACAATATTCAGACCCTTAGCAGGTTTGAAGAATCTAACACTAAACGCATTTTTGTATGTGTTCACTGTTATTCTAGCTTTCATTGGATCAGACTGAAAAacaatcaaaaaatattttaataggttaACAATTACCGTGACTTGGTATAGGGGTTATCTTATGATCGACAAGCAACTGACAAGACAATTTAATAGCAATACCGGACCGCGTCTCTttccatgaagttatcccgtgaatgaaAGGAAAGTTTCAAGTTAGACtacaaaaaaacttatcttAAGCAAggatgctaaaaaaataatgaaggtGAAAAATAACTTCAGTAAAGCACTAAACGTTTCTAAAGAAATGACAGGTTTAtcacatacaataaaaaaagaatcgacaaaattgttttcaattcatTCAGACCGAAATTCAAGAAGTAACACACATAAAAACATACAGgcgaattaaa from Trichoplusia ni isolate ovarian cell line Hi5 chromosome 12, tn1, whole genome shotgun sequence harbors:
- the LOC113499478 gene encoding chymotrypsinogen B-like → MLILHIFYAIALLKVVESVKTVSIVGNPLAHAVPCKENRDVLATFESGRPPGEENQYNLNIIGNMYPQSRVELKFDSDATVNLSDPMKARITVNTYKNAFSVRFFKPAKGLNIRVKGPATGTIPYVVSIVQDGEEICENYTTGYFDDLIQGVKGSAEISLSVPEGTCGRRKVVHTGLIVNGLPTKPGDWPWHVALFTVEGAVVKYICGGTLLSKTLVLTAAHCATIRNDPVVPNSLSAILGKHNLIGGDIAPQEREIFQVIIHPSYDVKTLNNDIALLKLKSEAVFDDYVQPACLWNTNNFKKLPSGDVYGTVVGWGFNHQDFLSTTLQQINIPLVSEATCLKSNPIFFSKKLDANKFCAGYTNGTSACNGDSGGGLMIFVPDIPGASGNASGTWHVRGIVSLTVSRRDVAICDPYQYTIFTDVVQYKDWIGGYLD